The following proteins are encoded in a genomic region of Ostrea edulis chromosome 7, xbOstEdul1.1, whole genome shotgun sequence:
- the LOC130047567 gene encoding aldose reductase-related protein 2-like, with amino-acid sequence MVDTKNTVKLQNGKNMPIFGLGTSQVSKHEARSAVRAALDAGYQQIDTAYNYLNEDAIGEVLQEYIKGGKVKREDLFIVTKLPMIHMDPKLVKRSIEMSLKNLQLQYVDLYLVHLPIPLAYDGNDENVFPTEASGALKVADKTDLIGTWKAVEELVDLGLTKSIGVSNFSISQLERICEIAKYKPVVNQVECNIYLQQKEMFDACKTLGITITAYAPLGSPGRNDLMKEQGESEGLEDPVIQRISHKYGKTPAQILLRFLIQKGTTVIPKSVNPERIRAR; translated from the exons ATGGTCGATACAAAGAATACAGTTAAGCTTCAAAATGGGAAGAACATGCCAATATTTGGACTGGGTACATCTCAG GTTTCAAAACATGAGGCACGGTCGGCCGTCCGTGCAGCTTTAGATGCTGGATACCAACAAATAGATACGGCATACAACTACTTGAATGAAGATGCCATCGGGGAAGTTCTACAAGAATACATAAAAGGTGGAAAAGTAAAGCGAGAAGATTTGTTTATCGTTACTAAG CTCCCAATGATTCACATGGATCCAAAGTTGGTAAAGAGATCTATTGAGATGAGTCTGAAGAACCTACAGTTACAATATGTAGATCTGTACCTAGTCCATCTTCCCATACCACTAGCC tACGATggaaatgatgaaaatgtttttccAACTGAAGCGAGTGGAGCACTAAAAGTGGCAGATAAGACCGACCTAATAGGAACGTGGAAG GCAGTAGAAGAACTTGTGGACTTGGGTCTGACCAAATCTATTGGAGTTTCCAACTTCAGTATCTCACAATTAGAAAGGATCTGTGAAATAGCCAAATACAAACCCGTCGTCAACCAA GTGGAATGTAACATTTATCTACAGCAGAAGGAAATGTTTGATGCCTGTAAGACGCTAGGTATAACTATTACAGCGTACGCTCCACTTGGCTCTCCAGGAAGGAATGATTTGAT GAAAGAACAGGGGGAATCTGAAGGTCTTGAAGATCCTGTTATACAAAGAATATCCCACAAATACGGGAAAACCCCCGCGCAG ATTTTGCTACGGTTTCTGATACAGAAAGGTACTACAGTGATTCCAAAAAGTGTAAATCCCGAGAGAATCcgtgcaaggtga
- the LOC130047625 gene encoding 39S ribosomal protein L46, mitochondrial-like, giving the protein MSSSVRRTRSVVLTVSKLFKCRSACIIGTQHNRYYSQSVAAELSETPEKWDLVGAMYLERLPVITPPLRKIEKRYKEYRHQIEVENSLLSDYEIAKIQEEDRLALQTKNVLDTPLHLRNVPVQTMQDREEIWNKELAEFSPAPRVTEADESGDMKSLDRKLDQTLVLLVKQKIDGKEYWYLPMLQYIAGTSMRQVAEQAVANTCGADLKIQTFGNAPSGYQLKMYNKELQEDTKAKGRKIFIYKAEYRSGLVTPSKDSVLDYVWVAPSELRQYVGRTTSRIFNKFNIY; this is encoded by the exons ATGTCTTCGTCTGTTAGAAGAACCCGATCAGTGGTTTTAACagtttcaaaattatttaaatgCAGATCAGCATGCATTATTGGCA CACAACACAACAGATATTACAGCCAGAGTGTGGCAGCTGAATTAAGCGAGACTCCTGAGAAATGGGATCTGGTGGGTGCTATGTATTTGGAGCGGTTGCCAGTTATCACTCCGCCCCTGAGGAAAATTGAGAAGCGATACAAAGAATACCGACACCAGATAGAGGTGGAAAACAGCCTCCTCTCAGATTACGAAATCGCCAAAatccaggagga AGACAGATTAGCCCTTCAGACAAAGAATGTTTTGGACACACCACTCCATCTCCGGAACGTCCCAGTGCAAACCATGCAGGACAGAGAAGAAATATGGAACAAAGAACTGGCCGAGTTCTCTCCAGCACCAAGAGTGACCG AGGCAGATGAGAGCGGCGACATGAAATCTCTAGACAGGAAGCTGGACCAGACATTGGTTCTCCTTGTCAAACAGAAAATAGACGGCAAAGAATACTGGTACCTGCCTATGCTACAGTACATCGCAGGGACGTCCATGAGACAG GTGGCAGAACAAGCTGTTGCCAACACTTGTGGAGCAGACCTGAAAATTCAGACTTTTGGGAACGCACCTAGCGGTTACCAGCTCAAAATGTACAATAAGGAACTTCAGGAAGATACTAAAGCTAAAGGCAGAAAG ATTTTCATATACAAAGCAGAATACAGAAGTGGCCTAGTGACTCCTAGTAAAGACTCGGTTCTGGATTATGTGTGGGTGGCGCCCAGTGAATTAAGACAGTATGTGGGCCGTACAACATCGAGGATATTTAATAAATTTAACATCTACTGA